The Armatimonadota bacterium DNA segment GACGATCGCCGGCGAGCCCTTCGCGCACATGATCTGCCATTCGGTGTTGCCCTATTCCAACTGGCAGTGGGTTTCGGTTTGCCAGTCCGAATCGATGACGTCGATCCGCCGCGGCGTGCAGTCGGCGCTCTTCCAGCTTGGGCGTGTGCCGAAGCGCCATCAGACCGACAACTCGACCGCGGCCACCCACGATCTACGGACGGGCAAGCGCGGCTTCAACGAGGAGTACGAGCGCATGGTCAGACACTTCGGGATGGAGCCCTGGACGATCGCGGTCGGAGAGTCGGTGCAGAATGGCGATATCGAATCGGCCAACGGTGTGTTCAAACGCCGCGTGCATCAACTGCTTCTGCTGCGCGGCAGCAGGGACTTCGACAGCATCGAGGAATACGAGAAGTGGCTGCGCGAGGTTGCTGCTGCAGCTAACCGCGGACGCCAGGTGAAGCTCAAGGAGGAGCTTGCCGCGATGCGTCTGCTGTCCGCGTCCCGGTTGCCGGAGTACAGCGAGATCGACACGAAGGGTTCGCCCTGGAGCACGATCAACATCAAGTCAAACGCCTACTCTGTGCCGTCGCAGTTGATCGGAGAGAAGCTTCGTGTGCGGCTGTTTGACACCAGGCTCGAGGTCTACCTCGGTGGCAAGCTCCAGATGACGGTCGAGAGGCTTACAGGCAAGCAGCAACACGCCATCAACTACCGCCACATCATCGACTCGCTGATCAAGAAGGCCGGAGCATTCGAGCGCTATCGGTACCGCGATGACCTGTTTCCGACGGTCACGTTTCGTCGGGCCTACGACGCTCTGGTCGCCGTGATGCCACCGCGAAAGGTCGACATCGAGTACCTCCGGATCCTGCATCTGGCAGCCAAGACGATGGAGTGCGAGGTGGAGTTCGCACTCGGGACGATCATGGCCGAGGGGACCGTGCCGATAGCTGACGAGGTCAAGGCGCTCGTCGCGCCGGACAAGCCGACCATCCCGGACGTGGCGATCGCCGATGTCAATCTCAGTAGCTACGACGAGCTTCTGACGGGCTGCGTGGAGGTGATGTCATGACGGCTTCGACGGAGTCGATCTGTGTTCTGCTGAAGAGACTCAAGCTGCCGAGTTTTCAGGCTTCGTACCAAGAGATGGCGACCAAGGCGCAGACTGAGGGCTGGACCTTCGAGCAGTACCTGAAGTACCTCGCTGAGACGGAGATCGAAGGACGTGAGCGCCGCCGCGTTGACCGAAACTTCCGCCAGTCTCACCTGCCCTTCGACAAGACGTTGGCGACGCTCGAAACGGCGAAGCTACCCCGCAAGATTCAGACTCAGTTGCCTCGCCTGTGCGAAGGCGACTTCGTGGAGAAGGCGGAAAACGTCCTGGCGTTTGGATTGCCGGGCCGCGGCAAGACCCACGTGTGCGCCGCGATCGGCCAGGAGCTGATTCAGCGCGGCTACCAAGTGCTGTTTCAGCCCGCCTTCCGCATTGTGCAACGACTGCTGATAGCCAAGCGGGACTTTGAGTTCGAACGAGCTCTGAAACGGCTGGATCGCTTCGACGTCGTCATCATCGACGACATCGGCTACGTGCAGCAGGACCGCGAGGAAATGGAGGTGCTGTTCACCT contains these protein-coding regions:
- a CDS encoding transposase family protein, with product QESHLRTLQRRFKQWRATKGPPKRVFFSQVHVPGEAMQTDFTWGTELEVTIAGEPFAHMICHSVLPYSNWQWVSVCQSESMTSIRRGVQSALFQLGRVPKRHQTDNSTAATHDLRTGKRGFNEEYERMVRHFGMEPWTIAVGESVQNGDIESANGVFKRRVHQLLLLRGSRDFDSIEEYEKWLREVAAAANRGRQVKLKEELAAMRLLSASRLPEYSEIDTKGSPWSTINIKSNAYSVPSQLIGEKLRVRLFDTRLEVYLGGKLQMTVERLTGKQQHAINYRHIIDSLIKKAGAFERYRYRDDLFPTVTFRRAYDALVAVMPPRKVDIEYLRILHLAAKTMECEVEFALGTIMAEGTVPIADEVKALVAPDKPTIPDVAIADVNLSSYDELLTGCVEVMS
- a CDS encoding ATP-binding protein, whose translation is MTASTESICVLLKRLKLPSFQASYQEMATKAQTEGWTFEQYLKYLAETEIEGRERRRVDRNFRQSHLPFDKTLATLETAKLPRKIQTQLPRLCEGDFVEKAENVLAFGLPGRGKTHVCAAIGQELIQRGYQVLFQPAFRIVQRLLIAKRDFEFERALKRLDRFDVVIIDDIGYVQQDREEMEVLFTFLAERYERRSVMITSNLVFSEWDKIFKDPMTTAAAIDRVVHHSTILELSGESYRAKAAHKRNKKGSLEEATS